The Anastrepha ludens isolate Willacy chromosome X, idAnaLude1.1, whole genome shotgun sequence genome includes a window with the following:
- the LOC128869314 gene encoding uncharacterized protein LOC128869314 translates to MPRPTRGNIGRRTHHVNATALQRRSQTPDERAQANASQHERNARNRSVVPEIMRAAFNYNSQINYSMYGYIGIMDAICPHCDAAKFPGEMPGMCCANGKVRLPPLETPPEALSSLIFGASENSKHFLSHIQQYNSAFQMTSFGATNIIRDNFMPTFKVNT, encoded by the coding sequence atgccaCGACCCACACGAGGAAATATAGGTCGACGAACGCATCATGTAAATGCTACGGCATTACAAAGGCGATCACAGACTCCAGATGAACGAGCACAAGCTAATGCATCGCAGCATGAACGTAATGCACGAAATAGATCTGTTGTACCTGAAATTATGCGTGCTGCTTTTAATTATAACAGTCAGATCAACTACAGTATGTACGGATATATTGGAATAATGGACGCAATATGTCCACATTGTGATGCGGCTAAATTTCCAGGTGAAATGCCCGGCATGTGTTGTGCTAATGGCAAAGTGAGATTGCCACCATTAGAAACTCCACCCGAAGCAttgtcttcattaatttttggggCTTCTGAAAATTCGAAGCACTTTTTGAGTCATATTCAACAATACAATTCGGCATTTCAAATGACTTCTTTTGGTGCTACTAACATTATTAGAGATAATTTTATGCCGACGTTTAAGGTAAATACTTAA
- the LOC128869313 gene encoding uncharacterized protein LOC128869313 — MSKPNSAISSLSPSKEMMDLKTLKRQRTVAKTSIERIKTGLLEKTMSLDPIELECRLDILNSHSEKLMKCQSKIEEIDEEDIARGELEDLIVETKFIIKSILARNKSSIAETSFTAPHSSRLPKMSLPTFKGEYSEFKNFMSLFESFVHNDPTIPDIEKFNHLVSCLSGEALGTVKSFQMSEENYPKALASLRKVYDNKCLIFFNTVSKLFELSKIQRPSASSLRSMIDTVSAVYDSLLSLGDDKFISSAMLIHIVMSKVDPTTRSKWEEQLDYDKLPLWAECEAMLNKRYQHLSAEEASSSQQRPNNEDTRQKTKNQQLRHSKTTFIATNSKLPTCLHYGSNDHYLTACPKFQALTALKRFELAKSISLCINCLRKGHTVSKCKADRCGVCNRSHHTMLHQYPISFETEPQPSTSQAMHISSLPDRVMLATAVVNVKASSGVYLQARALLDSGSQVNFMTEELMQKLRIRKEKFALNIVGIGNSNKKVQGKLKTYIKSRINNFEFSVDYWVMRSISVKHPDRTINTNGWKIPQNIELADPSFYKC, encoded by the coding sequence ATGAGTAAACCAAACTCGGCTATTTCAAGTCTCTCTCCAAGTAAGGAGATGATGGACTTAAAGACTTTAAAGCGCCAGAGAACTGTTGCAAAAACCAGCATAGAGCGCATAAAAACGGGTCTCCTTGAAAAGACCATGTCGCTAGACCCAATCGAATTGGAGTGTCGACTCGACATATTAAACTCCCACAGCGAAAAACTCATGAAATGTCAGTCGAAAATTGAGGAAATCGACGAAGAAGACATTGCCCGTGGAGAGTTAGAGGACTTAATTGTAGAaacaaagttcattataaagtccattctggcgagaaataaatcgtcaattGCCGAAACATCTTTTACTGCACCTCACAGCTCGCGACTACCAAAAATGTCGTTACCTACGTTCAAAGGAGAATATTCcgagtttaaaaactttatgagtCTGTTTGAGAGTTTCGTGCACAATGATCCCACAATCccggatattgaaaaatttaatcatttagtaTCATGTCTATCCGGTGAAGCCTTAGGCACAGTGAAGTCTTTCCAAATGTCGGAAGAAAATTATCCAAAGGCGTTGGCAAGTTTGAGAAAGGTGTATGACAATAAATGCCTGATATTCTTTAATACAgtgtctaaactttttgaattgtcaaaaatccaaAGGCCTTCTGCGTCGTCTTTGCGATCAATGATCGATACAGTGTCTGCAGTATATGACTCCCTCTTATCGCTGGGTGacgataaatttatttcaagtgCGATGTTGATTCACATAGTCATGTCGAAGGTTGATCCCACTACTCGGTCAAAGTGGGAGGAGCAACTTGACTATGATAAACTGCCGCTTTGGGCTGAGTGTGAAGCTATGCTAAACAAGAGATATCAGCATTTATCAGCTGAAGAAGCTTCCTCATCCCAACAAAGGCCAAATAATGAAGATACgcggcagaaaacaaaaaatcaacaactgCGACACTCAAAGACAACATTTATCGCGACAAATTCCAAACTGCCGACTTGCCTTCACTATGGTTCCAATGACCATTATTTGACAGCTTGTCCAAAATTCCAAGCGCTTACTGcacttaaaagatttgaattaGCAAAATCTATTTCCCTGTGCATAAATTGCTTGCGCAAGGGACATACGGTCTCAAAGTGCAAAGCAGATCGCTGTGGTGTCTGCAACCGTTCGCATCACACCATGTTGCATCAATATCCGATCTCCTTTGAGACCGAGCCGCAACCTTCGACGTCACAGGCCATGCATATTAGCAGCCTGCCTGACCGAGTCATGTTAGCTACAGCCGTAGTTAATGTAAAGGCCAGCTCCGGTGTTTACCTGCAAGCGCGAGCTCTACTTGACTCCGGTTCTCAAGTCAACTTTATGACCGAAGAGCTTATGCAGAAATTGCGAATccgaaaagaaaaattcgctctaaatatagttggaattggcaattcaaataaaaaggtcCAAGGCAAGCtaaaaacttatataaaatCGAGGATCAACAATTTTGAGTTTTCGGTGGACT